The Bubalus bubalis isolate 160015118507 breed Murrah chromosome 21, NDDB_SH_1, whole genome shotgun sequence genome segment GGCGCTCGAGACAGTGGCCACTGGGCAGAGGTGACCTATGGGGAGGCAAGGAGCCCTGGAGAGGTCGCCCGCGGATACACGCTGCAGGTTCATAGCCCTGGACGGTCGTCTGCACGCCGGCCCCAcattctcatccataaaatgcgGTGACGGTCAGATCTGCAGTGTGAGCGTCATTTCCTCGCGTTTACCCCCAAATACGCTCAGGCGTCTGGGATAGCCGGGTGGCGATACTCTGGAGTCCTGCTTCGGGGGAGCGCGTGTGAAGGCAAACCTCCTGGTATCGTTAGTGGGCGCCTTTTTGCCATGGCTGCgcctggaggaggagcaggaagaggCAGTCCTTCCACCCCAATCGGGACAGTCTAGGAAGGGTGCTCAGGCAGTTCTTAAAGCACAGCAGAGTCTAAATGCTGGTGCCAAGTGTGTGTATTaggaagtggtgtgtgtgtgtgcgtgtacgtAGGGGTGCACGCCTGTGTGCTGCACGTGTACACGCCTGTCAAAACTTGGGTAGAAAAGCACGCACACCAGGGCGGCGGCGGCCCCAGGCACAGGGCTTGGCTGAGCTGGTGTGGCTTCAGCGCTTGGCCCAGGCAGAGTGAAAGGATGGGTTTTCCCCAGTATCACTGCCCCCCTGGAGCCAGAACGTGGCAACCCCCCCAGGGTGTCTGCGCTCCTTCTCTCGGTCCCCACACAACCTCTGACACCTGTGCCCTGATGGGAAGGTGATCCAGGCTCAAGACCAGACCACCTCAGACGCCAGAACAAATGGCAAAAGGAGACACAAACCCATATTTCACAAAGtaacaaaacacatttatttcaaaCACATGAGCTCCCCGGCTCACCAAGGTCCTGTCTAGTCTGCTCCTATATTGCCTACTCAGCTCTGTTAATGGTGGACCACCCAGCATCTGGCTGGACTGAGGCCAAGAAGGAGCCAGAACAGGCCCCCCCCGCCCCAAGGTGCACCGTGTGGTGGGGTCCTCAGGGTGCCCAGGTGGCAGGTCACCGCTCACTGAGGCAGAGACAAGGCCGGTCCGGCCCTGGGTCTGGTcggggtggggtgcagggggagGCGTCTCTCCGTGGCGGGGCCGCAGTGACCAGGGCAGGTGAGATGGGAGGGCCCCTGGGGGTTGGAGGCCAGCACAGAGCCAGCATTCTAGTCTTGTGCCACGTTTAGGTTCAGGACAGACGACAAAACACAGACCCTTGCAGCCTAAAAGCCTATTATTCCGTCCTCCAGGGTCCTGGGGACGCGCCCGCCAGCCAGCGTGCTTCGACGAGGCCGGCGTCAGGCACCCAGGGGTCCAGCCCCCGGAGGCGAGGCGGGCTGCGCCAGGACGCGGTCCGCCCAGGCGGGGCGAGCACGGGGCCGTCTCGGCGCGCACCCCAGGCCGCGGGCTAGCGCAGCCGCAGGTAGGAGGGGACGGAGTAGTTGAAGAGCAGGAAGTCCATCTTGTAGAGGCCGAAGAGGCGCTGCTGGTAGAAGGGGCTGATGTCGCGGAAGAGGCGCTCGGCCCGGTCGCGCGCGGTGGCCCGGGCCCCCGGCGGTGGCTCTGGGAAGCGCAGGCCGGACGCGCCCGCGAGGCCCAGCACGAAGGCCGCATCCTCAGCCAGCGTCTCGAACTTGCCCACCACGTCGTAGCGCAGGCGGCATGGGTGGCAGAGCGCGTGGGCGCGCTCCCAGTGCTCGTTGAGGGGTCCATCGCGGCGTGTGCGCGGGTCCAGGAGGTAGGCCAGAAACTCGGCGAAGCGCACGTCGTGGCCGCGGGCCAGCGCGTCTGGGCTTGGGCGCGGCCGCAGGCGCCGCACGATGTCGGTGCCGAAGCGGCGCTGGAAGGCGGCGCCCCAGGGCCGCTGCAGCTTGTTGCGGTAGGCCGAGGCCAGGCGCTCGAAAGGCTCGCGCACGAAAAGGAAGGCCAGGTAGGTGCGCAGACGCCGGTTGACCTCGGCCGGGCTGAAGTCGGCCAGCGAGGGCAGGCGGCCGGGCGCGTGCGCGTCGGGCGCGGGGATGGCGCGCGGGTCGCCGGGGCCGCGGCCGCTCAGCGCCAGCAGCACGCGCTTCCAGTTGGTGCAGGCCACCTTGGGCACGTAGCAGTAGAGCAGGCCGCGCGCGTCGTCCACCAGCACGTGCCGCAGGTCCTCGGGCCGCAGCAGGCGCTGCCGCCGGGTGTGGCGGCTGCAGGCGCGGTGCAGCAGCTCTCGCCGCTGCCGATGCACCTCGGCCAGGGCGGAGCGCGGGCCCTGCGGGGACAGGGCCACAGAGGGAGCCCGGGTGAGGGGCCGTGGGCCTACCCGGCCGAGGGGCAGGGAGGATGCGACTGATCGTGCGCAGGTCCTCactgccacccccacccaccccccccccacccccgcccagggAGGGGTCTCCACCTACACCAGGCCCTTCGCATCAGCACCACAAGGGCAGAAGTCCAGGTGAGGCTCCTGCCTTCGCTCCCTGGCCTGGAGCAGGGCCCGTACCTGGCAGGTGCTCGGTAGAGCTGAGGGTACCTTCAAGGGCGTGTGTGAGCTGGGCCTGTGCGCTCAGTCGGCACACATTGGGAACAGCAAGTGGCCCCTCAGGCTCGGGGGTGGAGGGTGGCATGCCTGGCCCGTCTCCCTGTCCCAGCGGCACTaagcctggggcttccctttGCGTCCCTCCTGCTGTGGTTGGCACACAGCGCGCTGCTCATTATGTTCCCCACGCGGAACGCCGCAGCACAGAGCCGGGCATCGGCCACGCCTGGAGCGCTGGGCGGGCAGAGGGGCGGCTGGACGCCCCCAGGTCTCTCCGCCTGCCCCCAGCGTTTGCCCCGTCACAACCTGGCCTTCGCTCCCTGGCCAGAGCCCGAGGCGGCCACAGCCCCCGGACAGCAGGTCCACACGGGCTCCGGCCACTTTGGCTGGAGGCAGCAGGGGGAGGGGGGTCCGCCTACCTGGTCCAGGTCGTAGAGCATCTGCAAGGGGCTCCTCCTCTTCCCGCCAAGCCAGCTTGTGCCCACAGCGTTGCTCTCGAACACTGGAGGTGAGAGAGAGGTGTTCGCCGCGGCACCAGACTGACCGTGGCCCTAGGGGCTTGGCCAACTCGCCTGGGCACACTGCATCCACCCCTGGGTCTCGGTACCCCCGTGTCCCGCCTGCCTCGGGGGTCACTGACAGACTGAGTCCCTGTCACCAGGGCAGGGAACTTGCCCTCCAGAGCTTCAGGGGCTTGGGCGGGAGCAAACAATGGGAAAAGGGGAAACCACTGCCCTCTAGGAAGGCCCTGACCACCCAGCCCCACCTGCCTCCATCTCACACCCCACCTCTGCCAGCCACGTCCATGCAGCCTGAGGGTGAGGGCCCAGTGGGGACGCTGGGCCAGCCTCTCCCGGCCCTGGGGGCAGGCAGCAGCAGGGGTCGCACTGCCAAGCTGCCGGCTCTCTGGTGGCAGCGCAGGTGACCAGGTCAGGTGGCCACTGGGGACGCCTGCAGGGGTTCTCCCTCTCCTGCTGGGGTGTGCCCCACCTCCCAGTACATTCAGGTTTCACTGGCAGCGTCCAAGTGTAGCAACGCTCTTCCCCAAACAGCCACAGTCTCATATTTGTCTTAGATATGATTACACTTACCAATAAAATCTTAACAAGTTTTAATGCCTTTAAATATATCACCCAAATTGTCAAGTCTTTGGTtagactgatcaagaaaaaaagaatgaagactcaaattacaaaaaaatggaaatgaaagaggtGATGTTAGTACTGGACCTTATAGaaatagggcttccccggtggctcagacggtaaagaatctacaattgaggagatccgggtttgatcgttggatcgggaagatcccctggacaatgaatggcaacccactccagtattcttgcctggagaatcccatggacagaggagcttggagggctacatccatggggtcacaaagagtcagacacgactgagcgactaacagtttgactttcataaaaataatatagctaAGAACATTTTATGTGACCGAGGTGtgcaaatttaaatgtatttaatggcTGTCAAGAATGTATTGAATTCGTAAGAATATGGAATATTCACAAGAATATCTTTAATAATTCAGGATCACAttagaaaataatacattcaTAATAAAAGGAAGTTTTCAATGATCCTTGGCTTTCAACAAACTGAGGAGTCTTAAAATGCTGCCAGGATTCAAGCGTTTTCCTTAAGACAAATCTTTGGCACACAAGCCAGCTTGAGCAGGTTGGTACCCTGCTGTGCTGGCCAGCTGACCACAGGCAGCGGTTCCCAGGCTTGAGCGTGCACGGGGCCTGGCCCACGTCCAGAGGTTCCGGCCCCCGGGTGGGGCCTGTGGTCCGCATGCTGACCGTCCAGGCTGCTGAGGCCTGGGAGCCCCCTGAGCACCGCTGAGCACTGCCTGGGGGACTTGGTTAAAGGAACAAGTCAGTGACAGGCAGACCGGCCTTGCCGGGCCTGCAGACCCCTCTGTGTGCACCCAGCTCCCTGCCGCACCTCTGGCAGCCCAAGGGcccctgcccactccagtgtccccAGAATAAGGGCCGGGCTCAGCTGTGACCAAGGCTTTTGGAGGGGTGAGGCCCACAGGGCCTGCCTGTGTCCTCGGGATCATCAGTGACCCGCAAGACGAGCCGCCCTCCTCTGGCTGCCCGCTGGCGGGGAGGCCCCAGGACCTGCTGGCCCCACGCTAGCCAGGCACCTCCCacagccctgggaggagggctTTGCCTCACCTCTTTCCAGTGGGGGTGGAGGCCCTGAGGCGGGACGGGGAAAGGCTGGTGTCCCCCGGGGGGGCAGGCAGAGCAACAAACCAGGCCGCCTCTACCCCAGGCCCACGACTCAGAAGCACCCAGCCTACTGGAAACACCAACCCTTGGGTGGAGCCTCTTCTTTCCCAGCCAGACCGAAGCCTGAGGGAAAGCAGGTCCCACACCAGCCCCCAAGAGCCAGTGGGTGGAAGGGGAGAGGCCCCAGAATAGCCAGGGGCAGTGATTACGGGGCTGGGCCGCCCCTACCCGGCTCCACCCCGTCAGCGCAGGAGCAGAACCCTAGTCCAGCGGGCGGGCAGGCCAGCATGGAGGAGGATGAAAGGTCCCTGGGTCCAGCCCCCCCGACCCCCCCACACAGCTGGAGGCCGGGGCTCTGAGGGTAGGGCGGTCCCCAAAGGGCCCCATGGAGCTTCCTGCAGCCTCCTCCCTGCTTGCCCTAGTCCCCCACCTGTGTCCTCaggcccccagtccctcccagagcCTCCGGGTCCCAGGCCTCCCAGCAGAGGGCCAGGGAGCAGCCTGGGCCAGCCCAGGGCAGCCACTTGGGCAAAACCACAAGTGGGTTCTGCtttgacaaaggaaacaaaaatagcaggaggttagagagagagagagagaagggggggagcggggagggaCTGAGTGGTGTCAGAGACAGAGcttcctggagggcagggatggAGGCTGGGAGAAGGGGAAACAGACACACGGGGAAAGCGGTCTGGAGTAGCTCAGAGCAAACCAGCTGGGTGTGAAGGGGCGGCAGGCCGAGGGAGGGCGCTGCCCTCAATCTGGGGCTGCCCAGTGGGCCAACCCCGGCCTCCCAGGCCCGCTGCACGTGGGCTGGCATGTCCCGGGCAGCACAGGAGTGGCCGGGAGACCGGGGAGCAGGCAGGAGCGCACAGCACCCCTGCTCTGCTCACTGACACCATGCCCCCAGGGGTCGGAACTACCGTtatcccatttgacagatgggaaaacagtctcaaaaaggcaaagaaacatgCTGAGGCCTCCCAGCAAGTAGGGGGCCAGGAGCAGGCTTGACACTAGGCCCCGGTGAGAGTGTGTCCTTAGCTGCCGAGGCCTCCTGGAGCCACTGTGCCCGCACACCACCCTGCCCGCCTCACAGCACCACAGGCAGGGGGGCAGCATGCCGCATGGGAAGCCAAAAACAAGCCCACCCTAAGGACAGGCCCGGCGCAGCCGCACTGGGCTCCTTGGGGCTGGCCCTGCGGGACGCTGTGCTGGGTGACCCCCAGCCCAGGGAGCAGAGGTTACCACACAGTTTTCTGGTTAATAAGTTCTAGCCAGGCCAGTGTCGCAAGACCAGACCGGCCAAGCAGCACGGCCTGGCCGGGTCAGCACCCCTTGCTGACCTGCAGGCCCTCCAGGGGCCAAGCCCTTCAGAAGGAAACATCGATCCTGCCTTTTTCCCTTGGAAGAGTTGTGACCTCTCCACCCTGAGCTCCGCGGCCCCCGGCACAGAGCCCTGATTGGGTGGATCGCTCTGCCCGGGACGGTCACAGGCTTCACTCCTGCCTCGGGCACCGGGTGCCGGCAGAGCCCAGGCCACAGCCTCCTGCTGGCCGCCAGCGAGTCCCGTTCCCTCCAGGGCCTGCCCGGGCCCCCCGCCCCCTCGCTGTTCTGCTGCTCTGTGAACACCGGCGCCCTCTGCCCGGGCTGCTTCTCCAGAAACCTCTCCTCTGTGGGGCCAAGACTTCTTGTTAGGATCTCAACTCAAGCATCCCTCCAGAAAGGGGGCCTCTCCAGTGGCCAGACTGCTGTTAGTTTATTCATGGCACTCGTTACTGCTGAGACCATTCGATTCGTGTGGCGGGTGTCTGAATGCCCCAGGGGGAGTCAGCTTAGTGAGGAGGGGACCATCTTGTTTTCCTGTAACCCCTAGACCTCGCCTGGCATCtgggttgctgttcagtcgctcagtcatgtccgaccctttgcgaccccatggactgtagcacgccaggcttccctgtccttcaccatctcccagagtttgcttaaactcatgtccattgagtcgatgatgccgtccaaccatctcagcctctgtcgtccccttctcctcccaccttcaatctttcccagcatcagggtct includes the following:
- the CHST13 gene encoding carbohydrate sulfotransferase 13 produces the protein MASPCWRRRALAAACLGSALLLLGAAPRALCPVFESNAVGTSWLGGKRRSPLQMLYDLDQGPRSALAEVHRQRRELLHRACSRHTRRQRLLRPEDLRHVLVDDARGLLYCYVPKVACTNWKRVLLALSGRGPGDPRAIPAPDAHAPGRLPSLADFSPAEVNRRLRTYLAFLFVREPFERLASAYRNKLQRPWGAAFQRRFGTDIVRRLRPRPSPDALARGHDVRFAEFLAYLLDPRTRRDGPLNEHWERAHALCHPCRLRYDVVGKFETLAEDAAFVLGLAGASGLRFPEPPPGARATARDRAERLFRDISPFYQQRLFGLYKMDFLLFNYSVPSYLRLR